The Stigmatella aurantiaca genome segment TGCAGAAGCGTTTTTTGCGCTCAGCCGCCCATAGGGCGGGTGTTGCATCTATCTGCATGTCTTCTCTCTGAACTCAATGAATTCGAATGTCGGCCTCGCCGGACAGATGGCCGGAGAATGGAGCAATGAAATGCGCGAAGGCACTTGGGGGCAGATAAGGCTGATTCTGCAAGTCTGGCTGGGCGTCTTGCTAATGACCGGATGTGGATATCCCGAAAGTCCGGATGAATCAGGTATGATGCGCTCTGCAATAGGGGGCGCGCAGGCGCGGAGCCGTATTGCTGCAGGAGGCGGGCACTCGCTGGCCATCCGGCCGGATGGCATGGTCTGGGCCTCAGGCAGGAACTCTTACGGCCAGCTTGGAGATGGTACTACCAGTAACCGCACCATTCCGGTCCAGATACAAGGATTGAGTGGGATAGTCTCTGTAAGGGCCGGGTATTATCATTCGCTGGCCTTGCGTTACGACGGCACGGTTTGGGCTTCAGGTGATAATTACTATGGACAACTGGGAATTGGTTCTACCAGTGGCCGTGTGACACCGGTGCAAGTGCAGGGGCTGAATGGGGTAGTCTCCATCACGGCAGGCGATTATCAGTCGTTGGGGCTACGTTCCAATGGGACCGTCTGGGCCTGGGGTAGAAACTCCAACGGTCAGTTAGGGGATGGCACTACCTTTAATCGCTCTTTACCGGTGCAAGTGCAAGGATTGAGCGGGGTTTTGGCTATCGATGCAAGCTCTTCGCACGCGCTGGCCCTTCGCTCGGACGGTACTGTGTGGGCTTGGGGTGAAAACTATTACGGCCAACTGGGAGACGGCAGTAAGATCAGTCGCACTTCGCCAGTTCAGGTTCAAGGACTCAGTGGGGTTGTAGCCATCGCTGCCGGAAGTTCTCGCTCGATCGCGGTGCGCTCAGATGGGACTGTATGGGAATGGGGGTCGGTCTTTGTTAGTGAAGTTGATCTGTCCAGTTACTCCATCAGCACCAAGACTACGCCAGTGCAAGTGCAAGGGTTGAGCGAAGTGTCAGCTGTTGACACAGATGATTCCCACTCGTTGGCGTTGCGCACCGATGGAACTGTCTGGGGGTGGGGTAGAAACACTGAAGGTCAACTGGGGGATGGAACGAGAGTTGGCCGTCCAGCGCCGGTACAGGTTGTAGGCTTGAGCGGCATATCGGCCATCGTGACAAGTTATTCCCACTCGTTGGCGCTGCGTTCCGACGGCTCTGTTTGGGCCGTAGGGAGCAATGTTGCCGGTGAATTGGGAGATGGAACCACGAGCAAGCACCTCTTTCCGGTGCAAGCGCAAGCCGAAAGTGGGATCGTAGCCACTGCTGCAGGAGATGCACACTCTTTATTGTTGCGCACGGACGGTACTGTCTGGGCATCTGGTAAAAATTACTCCGGACAGTTAGGAGATGGTACCTGGAATAACCGCTTGAGCCAAGTGCAAGTGCAAGCACTCAGTGGAGCGGTCGCGGTCGCGGCGGGTGACAATCACTCCATTGCGCTGCGCTTCGATGGTACCGTATGGACTTGGGGTGACAATTTTTCAGGTGCGCTGGGAGATGGCACTCGGACCGGTCGCACCTCGCCTGTTCAAGTTCAAGGGCTCAGTGGAGTTGTGGCCATAGCCGCAGGCGCGGATCGCTCGTTGGCGTTGCGCTCAGATGGAACTGTGTGGCAATGGGGGGCGCTTTTTGTTCGCGATACCGGACCTGGTAGTTCCGAGGGAGTATTGCAGTCCACGCCAGTGAAAGTGCAAGGGTTGAGTGGAGTCTTGAGCATTGCAGCAGGCGGCTATCACTCGTTGGCGCTGCGTTCCAATGGTACCGTTTGGGCGTGGGGTGAAAACCAAGGTGGCCAACTGGGTGACGGTTCTGGAAGCGGCAGCGCCGCACCGGTGTTGGTCCAAGGGTTGAGTGGGGCCTTGGCCATTGAGGCAGGCTATGGCCATTCGCTAGCGCTGCGCGCCAACGGAACCGTATGGGCCTGGGGGGGGAACTCTTCTGGCCAACTTGGAGATGGTACGAACAGCACTCGCGTGGTGCCAACTCAGGTACAAGGGCTGGAAGGGGTTGTCACCATTGCTGCGAGCGGTGCCCATTCATTGGCACTTCGTACCGACGGTACTGCGTGGGTTTGGGGAGAAAACTCTGCTGGCCAGCTGGGCGACGGTAGCACCATCAATCGCAGCTTGCCGGTGCAAGTGCAAGGGGTGGGTGAAGTTGTATCCATCGATGCAGGTTCTTCTTATTCGATGCTGGTTCGCTCCGACGGCGCCTTGTGGGTTTGGGGCACGAATTCTGATGGGCAGTTCGGTCAAGGTGGTTCCGCCTCGTACTCAACATTCCCAGTTCTCTCCTTGCTGTATCAATCAGGGACGTAGGTCATTTCGAGTTGAGAGAGCGCTGACCACACGAGGCTTGCCTGGAGAAAGAAGCGCTCGCAGAGTCCCTCAGGGACAATGGCGCTCACGGCCAGGGGGTTGCCAGGATGTGCTGCGGCAATGGCC includes the following:
- a CDS encoding RCC1 repeat-containing protein, whose translation is MNSNVGLAGQMAGEWSNEMREGTWGQIRLILQVWLGVLLMTGCGYPESPDESGMMRSAIGGAQARSRIAAGGGHSLAIRPDGMVWASGRNSYGQLGDGTTSNRTIPVQIQGLSGIVSVRAGYYHSLALRYDGTVWASGDNYYGQLGIGSTSGRVTPVQVQGLNGVVSITAGDYQSLGLRSNGTVWAWGRNSNGQLGDGTTFNRSLPVQVQGLSGVLAIDASSSHALALRSDGTVWAWGENYYGQLGDGSKISRTSPVQVQGLSGVVAIAAGSSRSIAVRSDGTVWEWGSVFVSEVDLSSYSISTKTTPVQVQGLSEVSAVDTDDSHSLALRTDGTVWGWGRNTEGQLGDGTRVGRPAPVQVVGLSGISAIVTSYSHSLALRSDGSVWAVGSNVAGELGDGTTSKHLFPVQAQAESGIVATAAGDAHSLLLRTDGTVWASGKNYSGQLGDGTWNNRLSQVQVQALSGAVAVAAGDNHSIALRFDGTVWTWGDNFSGALGDGTRTGRTSPVQVQGLSGVVAIAAGADRSLALRSDGTVWQWGALFVRDTGPGSSEGVLQSTPVKVQGLSGVLSIAAGGYHSLALRSNGTVWAWGENQGGQLGDGSGSGSAAPVLVQGLSGALAIEAGYGHSLALRANGTVWAWGGNSSGQLGDGTNSTRVVPTQVQGLEGVVTIAASGAHSLALRTDGTAWVWGENSAGQLGDGSTINRSLPVQVQGVGEVVSIDAGSSYSMLVRSDGALWVWGTNSDGQFGQGGSASYSTFPVLSLLYQSGT